The following is a genomic window from Onthophagus taurus isolate NC chromosome 1, IU_Otau_3.0, whole genome shotgun sequence.
TATTAAGTCTTTtcagaaacttttatttcatattttgcTGCTTTGGAGAGGTTCCTAATaattgttggaaataattgttgtaattgtttaaaaattgaaaacacgAAAACATTATCTTGTCTTTTATAGGAAATGCAGTGGCCGTTCTAACTGATGCTGAAAAGAGAAAACAATATGATATGTTCGGTCCTGATGAGCAAAGAAACACACGACATCACGAGTCATACACGCGGGGATTTGAAGCTGACGTTAGCGCAGACGAATTGTTTAATATGTTCTTTGGAGGTGGATTGGGAGGAAGTTTCACTAATTCGAACGTGTATGTACACAGAACCCGATTTCGCCGTACTGCTGGCGGTGAATCGACACATCAAAATCACAACCACAGAGAAGTACTGAtaatcaaaatatattaaataaaagtaataaaagaatactggattttttatgattttagcAACAACAATCTGGGTATACCTTATTGCTACAGTTTTTACCAATAATTCTAGCTGTTTTATTGTCGATGGCATCTAGTATGTTTATTTCTGATCCAGCATATAGTTTACAAGCGACTTCGtaagtagttttttttttttgaatcgatggatatatttttttaaagttcttatggaagaatataaaaataatgatgttttaaaattgtctttttcaatttatttaatttaatttgtgtatttttgtggtgttttgatgatatatttatCGCAGAAAGTATCCGTTGATGCGTAAAACGCAAAACTTGAATATTGAATATTGGGTGAAACAGAACTTCCACAATGAATATCAAGGTTCAGTGAGACGTCTTGAGAGTACAATTGAAGAGGAGTACATAACTTCGCTCAAACATTCTTGTTATCGTGAAAAGAACTATCGTAAGTTAGATTTATATCAGccttcattttctttaaattctgtattatgaaaattcttaatttttttttgtttaggtGAATCGTTATTGTGGAAAGCTCGAAATTTTGGAGATCGTGATATGTATCTTTCCGCGCAGAATATGAAATTGCCATCTTGCGAGAAGTTGAATCAGCTTCGTAGTCAAGGGTAAAAaagcattttgtttaaaaaaattaagtttgtcGGTTACTGGTATATCCTGCTGTTATTTTAATTGGTCTTTATTTATTCCAAAGTACATACAAAATTGCAACGTGTTTTATTTATGACTTGATTATAAGTAAGTTTGTTGATAGATTGTTAAATACAACCATAAAATTAAGTATTTGAGATTAAAGAATTGTGGAAtgttttttctattaataattttcaactgTATTTCTTGAAGTATAACGATTTAAAATTCCACAAACttcttaaataatatatttcagAACCTAATTTTAGTAGTTGTGAAAAGCTCacggtttaattaataatttagtgTATGGTTTAAAGACATGTAATATATTTCCCtgtatttatcttattttGGTTAATTAACTCAACTGAGAAGTATAGTGTAATTCACATAAACCAAGTTGTAATTCTGTGATActtgtttgttttaatttgttggaatgaaaataaatacctaTGTATTCAAGTTGACTtctattaataacatttttttattactttattatttataaattacagttaatataaatgtttttatatccATAGGATACAATTCCACTCTATAATCACatgacattttatttttttttataatccaaTTTTCAAATGGATTAGTTATATCTTTGTTTTCTTGAACGTACCATTTCAATCTTTTATTGCACCTCAATGGAATGTTTGCTCCAAGGGTCATTTCTTCAATATGTAGTAcatcaaaaaatgtaaataattcctaaatcaaaaacaaatttttgcttaaaatccTAATTATATTGAGTAAGTTTATTTGTTAGTTGCTATGATGATTTACCAGCTTTGTGTATTTCTTGATGTTTTGTGTTTGTGGTATTATTGTCGATAGCCAGTTAGCTAATAGTTGTGTAAGTACAGATTTTTACTATAAAGTGTAGAATgtggaaaaaatattttgcatttaatttaatatttagatAGGCATGTATAATAGGAATCATGATAAGCTAGCTATATATACcaggaatttcatataacttgcaatatatgaattcagtaaccatagttataAAACTACTATGCAGTTGtattgtcccacataaaatgcaacatagcttaatagtacaggtattgggtagttttgcaaaggaaaagttttgcttggaaaaaagtgacgtccttatgataTCCCTGAGTTTtcggccgtcttaagagacgcacagctaaacccgaatgtttctggttctaggtctagtgttagttctactctttattcaattaaaaatataccacaatctaacgctgaataacaataaaaactagaactgacactagacattgaactagaaacattcggatttagccacacgtctcccaagacggctaaacccgaatgattctagttctagacctagtgttagttctagtgatagtgctagtgcaaaactataactaacactagaactacaaacattcggatttagccgcacgtctctcaagacggctaaacccgaatgattttagttctaggtcttgtgttagttctagtgatggtgctagtgtaaaactagaattaacagtagacctagaactagaaacattcggatttagctgcacgtctcaagacggctaaacccgaatgattctagttctaggaattgtgttagttctagtgatagtgctagtgtaaaactggaactaacactagaactaaaaacattcgggtttagccatgcggcTGAAGACGAtacattctagttctaggtctagtgttagttctactttttgttcaataaaaatataccaccatctaacgctgaataacaataaaaactagaactgacactagacatagaactagaaacattcggatttagccacacgactcccaagacggctaaacccgaatgattctagttgtaggtcttgtggtagttctagtgatagtgctagtgtaaaactagaactaacactggtcctaaaactagaaatattcggatttagccacacgtctcgcaagacagctaaacccgaatgattctagttctaggtcttatgtgagttctagtgacagtgctagtgcaaaactataacactagacctagaactagaaacattcggatttagccgcacgtctctcaagacggctaaacccgaatgattttagttctaggtcttgtgttagttctagtgatagtgctagtataaaactagaactaacactagaactagaaacattcgggtttagtcgtgcggCTGAAGacaatactttctagttctaggtctagtgttagttctagcgcTAGTGttatctagttttatttgctattcagtgctagattgttgtatatttttattgagctataacggacactgcgTTCCCCGTATTGATCGAGGTTGGTGCATTTTATGTgagacaaagtaagtaggtacgccctagtttctatggaaatgtatttttgtatattgcatcttaagtgaaattcactgtataaagGTGTAAAGATGTTCTGCTACAACTTAAATAATTCTCTTTCTAAGTCGGTCTCTTCATTTCTGAGGAATTGCAACTCTATGGTGTTTAGGTGTAGTGATTTGTTATTTCTTTCCACCTGATTTAGTCTTTAGCTCACAATGTTGTATGCAGAGGCGTCTCTCGGTGATATTCTTAATTCGGTTTAGCCATCAAGCGGCCGATCTGCCTCTGGAGCATTTACCATCGACCTCGCTCTAGGTCACTAATTTTTCTAGACTTATATCGTTGTACTACATGCTCAAAATGCTGGACAGTTCTGCGTTGGACTATATCTCGGACACAGTTCTGAAGCTTGTTTAGAATTGACGCGCTTGTTCGTCTACGCAACATCCCCAGATCCACATCCTAAAACCGTCAATTTTGTGTATGTCTGAAGTTTTGATGGTCCATGACTCTGCTGCGTATAGAAATATCGGGAAAACGTTATCTGTTTGTCTGACCATATTTGCGTCGCCTTATTTCTGGCTCACAAGTACCCTTACTGGAGATTGAAGATTCGAGATAAACATGTATGGGACGGTTTGGATTTGTGGTGAGAGCTGCTGTATTTGGAGGATATTGCATAGCTTAGTTTTAGCGAGATTTATTTCCAGTCCCAGCGCGGCTTTCGTTAGTAGGTAAAACAATTAGTAAGATcatttttgctaacttgatatatttttttgcatttaattaCTAAACTAAGAGTGTAGTAGAAGAAATGTGTTAACCCATcaatatacaaaataaagattaatacCTATGTTGAAGTTAAATTAGAACACAATACTTACATCTAAATAAATCACAGCAACTTTtgataagaaatcattttcattCGCTTCGTATAAATGTTCTAAACGTAATAAAAGTGTATTTTCGCTGGGTTTCCAAGGTTCTAACGTTAAAATTTGTACATTTCTCGGTAAAGGTCTTAATAACCCtgaaatttcttttgaaaGTACTCCCCAAATATTTCTTGGTTCAATTACAAATGGCAAAGGAGTCATTTTTTGAAACTGAACAAGATCTTTCTGAATTACACTTGAACTCAAAGATACTACAAAATGAATTACctaatgtattaataaaataaaaaatggatttttacGTTTTCTGGTTAATCTCGGCCCAAATGTAACATAATGTTTTCCTCTAACGATAATCCCTTTGCCGAATTCTTCTTCATTCAATGCTTCGTCAACGCCGAATCCGTCATCGTACAGAATTCTTCTATGAACCTAAAAAggattaagattaaaaagtgCAACATCAATAATTACGGTGATTTTGCCATAAGTTCTAGTTGCCCAGATTTTAGACTGGTTCCTCCTTGAGATCTATCTGTAATGACAGCAAATTcgaagtttttattttcatctcgtaaacaaatttttgaagtgaCTGGAAAATAATTTGACGAAACGTTTTCTGCAGTATATAAATTGAAAGTTGGTcgaaaatttcgttttcgttTAATCATTTCTCCACCATTTGAGTCAGTataaaaaatgtcatttgtgTTTAATCCAGTTTTAAATCTagatattatttcttttcctttattatccctaataatattttaattttaagtaattttatattatatttcaaaagttaACTTGAATGTATTAATAAGGGATGGTACGATTTTAAGCAGCCCGTATTTTCGAAGTTATACGACTTCTTAAAATCGTGCGGTTTGCCGGATTATTCTATAATATACATACTTTATATTGATTGGGCCAATTAACCAATCAAATTCGATGTAATTCCCAATTTCATAAACTCTAACAATTTGCTTTATCCATGgattaaatatttgatgaagTTCATCAACTAAATTTCCTTTATACGTAGTTGTATGAACggttgtaaataattttgtggCATCTGGAAGTGCTGGTCTAAAAACATAAGCTCCAGACGATCTTGTATAATCGGCGTAATTATCACCAAAGGCGcttatgtaataataaaactcttgttgtaatttaataatttcaccATTTAATCTTGCGCTGCATAAAAGACCGGTGTTTTCATCCACGTGAAAACCATTTAAATTATCTCCTAAAGAATACTGATTTACCGTTAAATCAGGTTTTGC
Proteins encoded in this region:
- the LOC111414873 gene encoding dnaJ homolog subfamily B member 12, whose translation is MEVNKDEADRCIEIAENAILERNREKAKKFLQKAERLYPSEKAKVLLSKIELMPPSKEPEIKQRKPAPKPEKPAEPEYTTDQAEAVKRIKKCKDYYEILGVSKDSTDSDIKKAYKKMALQLHPDKNKYPGSAEAFKAIGNAVAVLTDAEKRKQYDMFGPDEQRNTRHHESYTRGFEADVSADELFNMFFGGGLGGSFTNSNVYVHRTRFRRTAGGESTHQNHNHREQQQSGYTLLLQFLPIILAVLLSMASSMFISDPAYSLQATSKYPLMRKTQNLNIEYWVKQNFHNEYQGSVRRLESTIEEEYITSLKHSCYREKNYRESLLWKARNFGDRDMYLSAQNMKLPSCEKLNQLRSQG